The following proteins come from a genomic window of Micromonospora zamorensis:
- a CDS encoding N-acetylmuramoyl-L-alanine amidase yields MHVDHSEVDRRTLLRAGLGAATVAVVGSELAFPTSAQAAAPGADLDWIISCDEWAARPPKDPLSVSAIATNKIIVHHMAFPNVTDYSREQAVKLAHECQDLHMDGNGWSDTGQHFTVSRGGYVLEGRRGSLERLEAGDRQMISAHCPGENGRAIGIENEGTYVSETPPKALTDSLVKLCVAICRQYGLHAHDIFGHWDFRTTECPGAAFYRQFPELRRRVHAALGTTLGDVPARRWPDLWRFVNSPSVRVVQHLLAFRGYAVTVSGTFDAATVAAVQDWQARNGIAVDVDATLTTPTWETLVPELDQHATGAPVTAVQEILATKGYAVTVTGAYDHATRAAVQDLQALHGLPRNGKLSTSTWCTVVGGSVRESFRRR; encoded by the coding sequence ATGCACGTCGACCATTCCGAAGTGGATCGCCGGACACTGCTGCGAGCCGGTCTCGGCGCCGCCACGGTCGCCGTCGTCGGGAGCGAACTGGCCTTCCCCACCTCGGCGCAGGCCGCCGCCCCCGGCGCCGACCTGGACTGGATCATCAGCTGCGACGAGTGGGCCGCCCGTCCGCCGAAGGACCCGCTGTCGGTCAGCGCCATCGCCACCAACAAGATCATCGTGCACCACATGGCGTTTCCGAACGTCACCGACTACTCCCGCGAGCAGGCGGTCAAACTGGCCCACGAGTGCCAGGACCTGCACATGGACGGCAACGGCTGGTCGGACACCGGCCAGCACTTCACGGTGAGCCGCGGCGGCTACGTGCTGGAGGGTCGCCGGGGCAGCCTGGAGCGCCTCGAAGCCGGCGACCGCCAGATGATCTCGGCGCACTGCCCGGGCGAGAACGGCCGGGCCATCGGCATCGAGAACGAGGGCACCTACGTCAGCGAGACGCCGCCGAAGGCGCTGACCGACTCGCTGGTCAAGCTCTGCGTCGCGATCTGCCGGCAGTACGGGCTGCACGCCCATGACATCTTCGGCCACTGGGACTTCCGCACCACCGAGTGCCCGGGCGCCGCCTTCTACCGGCAGTTCCCCGAGCTGCGTCGGCGGGTGCACGCCGCCCTCGGCACGACGCTGGGCGACGTGCCGGCGCGCCGCTGGCCGGACCTGTGGCGGTTCGTCAACTCCCCCTCGGTCCGGGTGGTGCAGCACCTGCTCGCGTTCCGGGGCTACGCGGTGACGGTCAGCGGCACGTTCGACGCGGCGACAGTGGCGGCCGTACAGGACTGGCAGGCCCGCAACGGCATCGCGGTGGACGTGGACGCCACCCTCACCACGCCGACCTGGGAGACTTTGGTTCCCGAGCTGGACCAGCACGCCACCGGCGCGCCGGTCACGGCGGTGCAGGAAATCCTCGCCACCAAGGGGTACGCGGTCACCGTCACCGGGGCCTACGACCACGCCACCCGGGCTGCGGTGCAGGACCTCCAGGCGCTGCACGGCCTGCCCCGCAACGGCAAGCTCAGCACGAGCACGTGGTGCACGGTGGTCGGCGGGTCGGTCCGCGAGTCCTTCCGGCGTCGCTGA